In Anser cygnoides isolate HZ-2024a breed goose chromosome 16, Taihu_goose_T2T_genome, whole genome shotgun sequence, one genomic interval encodes:
- the RSPO4 gene encoding R-spondin-4 isoform X2, which yields MPPARGWHGVSPPPRAAPLSTRLPFPSFPFLSFPFPSSLPSTASLGWLGRGGEPAGRSDALISCRPSTPAAQMQWIILMLLLFISSVEMLAQNQWKKQVSAGLFENCTGCVLCSEDNGCITCHHRLFLLIWRDGIRQYGMCVHTCPPGYFGVRGLEVNRCTKCRSPSCESCFSKDFCMKCKEKFYLHKGQCFRQCPPGTAAQPGTRECQETCEPGPWGEWSACTHEGQTCGCKWGLETRVREVLGAPREEGASCPPLLETRKCRMRKNCPGEKAKPKNKGKKRQKKQKTEPDAGT from the exons ATGCCCCCCGCCCGCGGCTGGCATGGCgtgagccccccgccccgcgccgcgccgctcTCCACCcggcttcccttcccttcctttcccttcctctcctttcccttcccttcttcccttccttccaccGCCTCTCTCGGCTGGCTCGGGCGGGGAGGCGAGCCCGCCGGCCGCTCGGATGCTCTGATTTCTTGCCGGCCCTCAACCCCTGCTGCCCAGATGCAGTGGATAATCCTCATGTTGCTGCTATTCATCAGCTCCGTGGAAATGCTCGCACAGAACCAGTGGAAGAAGCAAG TGAGCGCTGGCCTCTTTGAGAACTGCACGGGCTGCGTCCTGTGCTCGGAGGACAACGGCTGCATCACCTGCCACCACCGGCTCTTCCTGCTCATCTGGAGGGACGGCATCCGCCAGTACGGGATGTGCGTCCACACCTGCCCCCCCGGCTACTTCGGCGTGCGGGGTCTGGAGGTCAACAGATGCACAA AGTGCAGGTCGCCCAGCTGCGAGAGCTGCTTCAGCAAGGACTTCTGCATGAAGTGCAAGGAGAAGTTTTACCTGCACAAGGGCCAGTGCTTCCGGCAGTGCCCGCCCGGCACTGCGGCGCAGCCCGGCACCCGCGAGTGCCAAG aGACGTGCGAGCCGGGGCCCTGGGGCGAGTGGAGCGCCTGCACCCACGAGGGCCAGACCTGCGGCTGCAAGTGGGGCCTGGAGACGCGGGTGCGCGAGGTCCTGGGCGCCCCGCGAGAGGAGGGGGCTTCCTGCCCCCCGCTGCTGGAGACCCGAAAGTGCCGCATGAGGAAGAACTGCCCAGGAG agAAAGCCAAACccaaaaataaaggcaaaaagcggcagaagaagcagaagacagaGCCGGACGCGGGCACCTAG
- the RSPO4 gene encoding R-spondin-4 isoform X3: MPPARGWHGVSPPPRAAPLSTRLPFPSFPFLSFPFPSSLPSTASLGWLGRGGEPAGRSDALISCRPSTPAAQMQWIILMLLLFISSVEMLAQNQWKKQVSAGLFENCTGCVLCSEDNGCITCHHRLFLLIWRDGIRQYGMCVHTCPPGYFGVRGLEVNRCTTPLPGRVQVAQLRELLQQGLLHEVQGEVLPAQGPVLPAVPARHCGAARHPRVPRDVRAGALGRVERLHPRGPDLRLQVGPGDAGARGPGRPARGGGFLPPAAGDPKVPHEEELPRRESQTQK; the protein is encoded by the exons ATGCCCCCCGCCCGCGGCTGGCATGGCgtgagccccccgccccgcgccgcgccgctcTCCACCcggcttcccttcccttcctttcccttcctctcctttcccttcccttcttcccttccttccaccGCCTCTCTCGGCTGGCTCGGGCGGGGAGGCGAGCCCGCCGGCCGCTCGGATGCTCTGATTTCTTGCCGGCCCTCAACCCCTGCTGCCCAGATGCAGTGGATAATCCTCATGTTGCTGCTATTCATCAGCTCCGTGGAAATGCTCGCACAGAACCAGTGGAAGAAGCAAG TGAGCGCTGGCCTCTTTGAGAACTGCACGGGCTGCGTCCTGTGCTCGGAGGACAACGGCTGCATCACCTGCCACCACCGGCTCTTCCTGCTCATCTGGAGGGACGGCATCCGCCAGTACGGGATGTGCGTCCACACCTGCCCCCCCGGCTACTTCGGCGTGCGGGGTCTGGAGGTCAACAGATGCACAA CACCCCTTCCCGGCAGAGTGCAGGTCGCCCAGCTGCGAGAGCTGCTTCAGCAAGGACTTCTGCATGAAGTGCAAGGAGAAGTTTTACCTGCACAAGGGCCAGTGCTTCCGGCAGTGCCCGCCCGGCACTGCGGCGCAGCCCGGCACCCGCGAGTGCCAAG aGACGTGCGAGCCGGGGCCCTGGGGCGAGTGGAGCGCCTGCACCCACGAGGGCCAGACCTGCGGCTGCAAGTGGGGCCTGGAGACGCGGGTGCGCGAGGTCCTGGGCGCCCCGCGAGAGGAGGGGGCTTCCTGCCCCCCGCTGCTGGAGACCCGAAAGTGCCGCATGAGGAAGAACTGCCCAGGAG agAAAGCCAAACccaaaaataa
- the RSPO4 gene encoding R-spondin-4 isoform X1 yields the protein MPPARGWHGVSPPPRAAPLSTRLPFPSFPFLSFPFPSSLPSTASLGWLGRGGEPAGRSDALISCRPSTPAAQMQWIILMLLLFISSVEMLAQNQWKKQVSAGLFENCTGCVLCSEDNGCITCHHRLFLLIWRDGIRQYGMCVHTCPPGYFGVRGLEVNRCTTPLPGRVQVAQLRELLQQGLLHEVQGEVLPAQGPVLPAVPARHCGAARHPRVPRDVRAGALGRVERLHPRGPDLRLQVGPGDAGARGPGRPARGGGFLPPAAGDPKVPHEEELPRRKTDCMRYGSVGLGRRSEPLASALDSFAVRSCGFAAYLHGSGREGATEERGAKGRGGAGWRKVEITKAGCAGAAGEGCGARRASSSGHHPS from the exons ATGCCCCCCGCCCGCGGCTGGCATGGCgtgagccccccgccccgcgccgcgccgctcTCCACCcggcttcccttcccttcctttcccttcctctcctttcccttcccttcttcccttccttccaccGCCTCTCTCGGCTGGCTCGGGCGGGGAGGCGAGCCCGCCGGCCGCTCGGATGCTCTGATTTCTTGCCGGCCCTCAACCCCTGCTGCCCAGATGCAGTGGATAATCCTCATGTTGCTGCTATTCATCAGCTCCGTGGAAATGCTCGCACAGAACCAGTGGAAGAAGCAAG TGAGCGCTGGCCTCTTTGAGAACTGCACGGGCTGCGTCCTGTGCTCGGAGGACAACGGCTGCATCACCTGCCACCACCGGCTCTTCCTGCTCATCTGGAGGGACGGCATCCGCCAGTACGGGATGTGCGTCCACACCTGCCCCCCCGGCTACTTCGGCGTGCGGGGTCTGGAGGTCAACAGATGCACAA CACCCCTTCCCGGCAGAGTGCAGGTCGCCCAGCTGCGAGAGCTGCTTCAGCAAGGACTTCTGCATGAAGTGCAAGGAGAAGTTTTACCTGCACAAGGGCCAGTGCTTCCGGCAGTGCCCGCCCGGCACTGCGGCGCAGCCCGGCACCCGCGAGTGCCAAG aGACGTGCGAGCCGGGGCCCTGGGGCGAGTGGAGCGCCTGCACCCACGAGGGCCAGACCTGCGGCTGCAAGTGGGGCCTGGAGACGCGGGTGCGCGAGGTCCTGGGCGCCCCGCGAGAGGAGGGGGCTTCCTGCCCCCCGCTGCTGGAGACCCGAAAGTGCCGCATGAGGAAGAACTGCCCAGGAG AAAGACAGATTGCATGAGATACGGATCTGTGGGCCTTGGAAGGAGATCTGAGCCCCTGGCCTCAGCGCTGGACAGCTTTGCGGTTCGGAGCTGTGGGTTCGCTGCGTATCTACACGGCAGCGGCAGGGAGGGCGCGACCGAGGAAAGGGGTGcgaaggggagaggaggggcgGGTTGGAGAAAGGTGGAAATAACAAAagctgggtgtgctggggctgcgggagaGGGCTGCGGAGCCAGGAGAGCATCCTCATCTGGGCACCATCCATCATAA
- the RSPO4 gene encoding R-spondin-4 isoform X4: protein MPPARGWHGVSPPPRAAPLSTRLPFPSFPFLSFPFPSSLPSTASLGWLGRGGEPAGRSDALISCRPSTPAAQMQWIILMLLLFISSVEMLAQNQWKKQVSAGLFENCTGCVLCSEDNGCITCHHRLFLLIWRDGIRQYGMCVHTCPPGYFGVRGLEVNRCTKCRSPSCESCFSKDFCMKCKEKFYLHKGQCFRQCPPGTAAQPGTRECQETCEPGPWGEWSACTHEGQTCGCKWGLETRVREVLGAPREEGASCPPLLETRKCRMRKNCPGERQIA, encoded by the exons ATGCCCCCCGCCCGCGGCTGGCATGGCgtgagccccccgccccgcgccgcgccgctcTCCACCcggcttcccttcccttcctttcccttcctctcctttcccttcccttcttcccttccttccaccGCCTCTCTCGGCTGGCTCGGGCGGGGAGGCGAGCCCGCCGGCCGCTCGGATGCTCTGATTTCTTGCCGGCCCTCAACCCCTGCTGCCCAGATGCAGTGGATAATCCTCATGTTGCTGCTATTCATCAGCTCCGTGGAAATGCTCGCACAGAACCAGTGGAAGAAGCAAG TGAGCGCTGGCCTCTTTGAGAACTGCACGGGCTGCGTCCTGTGCTCGGAGGACAACGGCTGCATCACCTGCCACCACCGGCTCTTCCTGCTCATCTGGAGGGACGGCATCCGCCAGTACGGGATGTGCGTCCACACCTGCCCCCCCGGCTACTTCGGCGTGCGGGGTCTGGAGGTCAACAGATGCACAA AGTGCAGGTCGCCCAGCTGCGAGAGCTGCTTCAGCAAGGACTTCTGCATGAAGTGCAAGGAGAAGTTTTACCTGCACAAGGGCCAGTGCTTCCGGCAGTGCCCGCCCGGCACTGCGGCGCAGCCCGGCACCCGCGAGTGCCAAG aGACGTGCGAGCCGGGGCCCTGGGGCGAGTGGAGCGCCTGCACCCACGAGGGCCAGACCTGCGGCTGCAAGTGGGGCCTGGAGACGCGGGTGCGCGAGGTCCTGGGCGCCCCGCGAGAGGAGGGGGCTTCCTGCCCCCCGCTGCTGGAGACCCGAAAGTGCCGCATGAGGAAGAACTGCCCAGGAG AAAGACAGATTGCATGA
- the PSMF1 gene encoding proteasome inhibitor PI31 subunit, whose product MAGLEALYASARAAVSRPQDALLCGLHWELVRHGYRCLGAGEQPRPDERKSELLPAGWEANKEVYTLRYKSTDDARELLLKAIMVEDSMIVNVMDRTSQKVADVTLAVADYVNPEHLDDFHKVYKNMEELRTKIASGIIAPLGGPAEKDKKEPEAEKDPVLPKDYDPLRAPPRQPAGTRAPSWPRPLNPFAVGGEDLDPFGGRSGGMIFDPLRSGYRQPGIDPSTGLPSRLPPGAVPPGARFDPFGPVGAGRGRPDPDHLPPPGYDDMFM is encoded by the exons ATGGCGGGGCTGGAGGCGCTGTACGCCTCGGCCCGGGCCGCCGTGTCCCGGCCGCAGGATGCGCTGCTCTGCGGCCTCCACTGGGAGCTGGTCCGGCACGGCTACCGCTGCCTCGGCGCCGGGGAGCAG CCACGTCCCGATGAAAGAAAGTCGGAGCTGCTGCCCGCTGGCTGGGAAGCCAACAAGGAGGTGTACACGCTGCGCTACAAGTCCACAGATGATGCCCGTGAGCTGCTGCTTAAGGCCATCATGGTGGAGGACAGTATGATCGTCAATGTCATG GATCGCACTTCTCAGAAGGTGGCGGACGTGACCTTGGCGGTGGCCGACTACGTCAACCCAGAGCACCTGGATGATTTCCACAA GGTGTACAAGAACATGGAGGAGCTGAGGACAAAGATTGCTTCGGGTATCATCGCTCCCCTCGGAGGCCCTGCGGAAAAGGACAAGAAGGAGCCCGAGGCAGAGAAGGACCCTGTCTTGCCCAAGGATTACGACCCCCTCAGGGCTCCTCCCCGGCAGCCTGCAGGCACGAGAGCACCGTCCTG GCCTCGTCCGTTGAACCCCTTTGCTGTTGGTGGGGAAGACCTGGACCCTTTCGG AGGTCGGAGCGGGGGAATGATCTTCGATCCTCTCCGGTCCGGGTACCGGCAGCCGGGCATTGACCCGTCGACAGGCCTGCCCAGCCGCCTTCCCCCGGGAGCAGTTCCACCAGGAGCCAGATTCGACCCCTTTGGCCCCGTaggggctggcaggggcag GCCAGATCCTGACCACCTCCCCCCTCCGGGCTATGACGACATGTTCATGTGA